From Cervus elaphus chromosome 10, mCerEla1.1, whole genome shotgun sequence:
tggggttgcaaagagtcggacacgactgagcgactgagctgaactgaactgaactgagtctcctgagactgttttcctttgtttcagcatttttcacttctctgattaaacttattttttgacTAAGattttccacaggcaaaaggcaggcagaagacACGGCAAGGACCATAGAGTCCTGCTCCGTTTCACTTTCCTGCCACACATCCTGACCCCAACAAGTGCCTGCTCATGAATCATCCACCTCTTGGCTTCCCATTGTCCAACCATAGGGTTAATCTCTTTACAACAGCCCAGCTCAGAGAGCTAACAACCAGTGTTCATGAGCCATCAGCAGCCAGACCACTCTGAGGTCAGCCCGTTGGTGGCTGTGGTTTACTCCCTTCTGAGAGCTCCGCCTAGAGAAGCACATGTACACTGCTAGGAGCTGTGACTCTGCAGGGGTGTGTGGGATTTCTGTCCCCTTCCGGAGCTGGGACCAAAGTCCTAGGGGACTTCTCCCCTCCTGCTGTCTGTGCCACAATGTCTGAGCCATACCTTTCGGAGTCACGGATCCATCTAATGCAAACAGCAGCCCTGCTAGAGAGATACCCTGAGCTATTTCACTAGTATTTTGCCTTCTCAAAAGTGGTTCTGTGCTCTGATCCCCAGTTCCATATGTACCTTTCCTACCTGGCAGCACAAGGAGGGACAAGCCTACCAGCTCCCAGTTGCTATTTTCCTTCAGCTCTGGCTTGATAAACCCAGAGGCAGAATTCACTGATAGAAGTGGCAGAGTCTGACCTTGCAGGATGCCAAAGGACATGTTCTTTGTATTGTGTGTTgtgtcactcagtcttgtctgactatttgagaccccatgggctgcagcctgccaggctcctctgtccatggtgattctccaggcaagaataccggagtgggttgctatgccctcctccaggtgatcttcccaaccctgggatcgaacccaggtctcctgcattgcaggcagattctttaccatctgagccaccagcgaagcccaagaatactggagtgggtagcctatcccttctccaggggatcctcctgacccaggaatcgaaccagggtctcctgcattgcaggcggattctttaccagctgagctaccatgttCTTTGTATTAGGAGAAAAGAATAAGCCTGCACCCCTGAAGGCTCTGCTGGGGTAGGCAGGGCCTCAGGGACGGTGCGGGCAGAGGGGGAGATCTGATCTGTtgttcaggttttgttttttatttggctgcaccaggtctcagttgGGGCACAcaaatctttagttgtggcatatgggatctagtttcctgaccagtgatcgagcccagaccctctgcactaggaacatggagtcttagccactggactatcagggaagttccTGTTGTTCGAGTTTTAAGACTTTCCACAGGTTGACCCACTCAACAATGTGCTGTTGGTCCAGCTATTCAGGTGGGTCCCCGCAGCCATGAGCTCAAACCACATGTGCTTCCAGGTCATTTTCCCCTGACCCTTTAGAGCCCATTAGGATAGCCCCTTTGGCTTTCTGAGCTGCTTCTCCGTCTCTGGTCTCTCCCCCAGCCTGCACCCATTCCTGGGATTTGTCACTTTCCCCTAGATCAGCAATGGGTTGCCCAACATCATAAATATCATGAGTCACAACTGGGCTCAGCATGGCTAACCCTTCCCACGCCAGGTAGTGAGGGTGGACGGGAGCATCTTAGCTCTCATTCCTGCAGTGAAGGTGGCCCAATCAGGGCTTTTGAAGACAGGGGCAatgtgcaactaagacccagtgcagccaaataaataatggaTGTcccaagtggtccagtggttaagacttcatacTCCCAATGCCGGGGGCCTGGGTttactccctggtcagggaactagacccccatatgctgcaactgaagatcatgtatgctgcaactaaaacctggtacagacaaataaaaactaaacttAAAAAGGGCGGGGGCACACAGACTGCCTGCTTCATTCCCAGCTTCCTATGAATTTGTTGCACCTCCTCTATAGATTTCCAGGGTCCCACATGCCCAGGAAGGTCCCTGTCATTGAGCAAGCCTCCCTGCCAGACAGAATAATCCAGTCTCTAAGGGAATGAGGACCTTGAACCTCCTGCAGGCTTGTCGGAGGCTAGAGTGTCTGGTGCTGTATATTTTCTCTGCCTCCTGCCGGGTCAGGGAAACCATCACCTCTCATGGCCCACGGCCGCACCAACCATGCCTGCTAACTTTCCTGGCCTTTAGCTGAAACTTGGCACCTATATCCAAAGCTCAGTGGGCATATATTCTGTCACCACGAACACTCCCTGGATACATGTCATGTAAAACTAATTAACAAGTATTAAACTTACAAAACTACTTAAAGGTTCAAAGGAAAATCTTAAAACAGGTAagaagataaacaataaggtcctactgtaaggcacagggaactatattcagtatcttgtaatagcctataatgaaaaagaatgtgaaaatatatgtgtgggtgtgtgtgtgtatatatatatatataattgaatcattttgctgtacaccacaatctaacacaacactgtaaaaccactatactaaaaaaactaaaaaaattataagataaaaagataataaatagaaataaaggaagggcgggaaggcagaagaagaaaagtATCAAGATATTGATCTCACTATTGCTCATAGTAGGGAATTAATTCCTAAAGAACAGAATTACAACTGTAAGTTACATATTTtataacactgctgctgctgctgctaagtcacttcagttgtgtccgactctgtgcgaccccatagacggcagcccaccaggcttccctgtccctgggattctccaggcaagaacactggagtgggttgccatttccttctccaatgcatgaaagtgaaaagtgaaagtgaagtcgctcagtttcACTTTCTATAATACAAACCATTGTTAAATAACTTAATATTCCAAATTATCAGAAgaaacatacacaaaataaagcagagtccaaacaataaaagtgtttttaagttattaaaaaataggggagaaaatgtaagaaaaaaaaaaggtgtcatATAAATAAAAGTCTATATTTCAAAAAGACTTTACCATTGGCACACAAAGAAAAACCCAACTCTGCTCTATATAAAAGATACATCTCAAAGTGATTCAGAaacttttttgaatattttaattttgttggagtacagttgatttacagtgttgtgttagtttcaagtgtaaagcaaagtgattcagttacgtATAGATATATGCTcactctttttaaattcttttctcgATTCAGAAACTTGATGGCCAAAAGTTTCCTAGGCAAATGCAAATGAGAAAGTGAAGGTCATaatattattctcatttattATAATCCTTTTATTCCTTACTTCctttctacaatttttttttcctttggaatagCTGCCAGGGCATCCAAGGCTAAGAGTTTTGACAATCTGTGTGCCAGCAGTTAGAACACAATGTTTTGAAAACAGCAAAGATCCAGCGTGTGGATTCACAGACACAGTTGCAACACAAAGGAAAACAGGGATCTAAGAACCAACGAGCATCCTGGTTACAACTCTTACATTAAAATTATAGTCAGAGGGgttgtgggctcaatccctgatggGGGACTCGGATGCCACATGGCACATGGCGAAAAAACTCAGAACAAAGACCTCTCTCCAGCACTCTTTGTATCACAACCACTTCCAACTTCTGAAGACTACTCATCTGCCCGCTATTCCTGCAGCTTTGTCCTTGTGAGAAGTCATATAAATGAAGCGTTTGaggttggcttctttcactcagcataatgcctcTGAGAGTCGTCCAAGTTATTGGTATATCAatttgggcttgccaggtggcactagtggtaaagaatacagttgccaatgcaggagatgcaagagacacgggttcaatccctgggttgggaagatcccctggagtaggaaatggcaactcactccagtcttcttgcctgggaaattccatggacagaggagcctggtgggctacagtccatgggggtcacaaaagagtcagacacgactgactgagcaCAACTTCCATTTTATCGCGGACTTATCCTGTGGTATGGctataccacagtttattcattcattcactgctgGATGAACATTTGGATCATTTCCAATGTGTGGCCTTTCTATGAGAACAGAACATTTCACTTTTCCAGTGCCAACACTCTGGAGAGGGATcgatgggtcatatggtaagtcACAGAAGAGGAGACTGGCTCCCAAGCACGTCAACTCCATCACAGGCCAGAGTTCCCATCGAAAACCCAGGGCCTCCTCTCACCAGCCGAAAGGAAGCAAaggcttaacctctctgtgtgtcAGTTCCAGTTTCCTGTCTGTTACCTTGTAAGGATTACAGGGTGTATCCCTTTGGGATGTTGCGAGCAAGAATTAAATACGATGATGCTTTGCCAAGTGGTCAGGCCAGTGGCTAGCAAACAAGCTCCCAGTAAATGCCGGTGTGGAAGTAATGCTGAGTTTGGGCTACTCACCAACCCCACTCAGGTGTCCCCGATGTTATGGATGTTCAACTTGGGACTCCAGCTGTCCAAAGGACCACTGGCCATGTGGCTAACTCTGCAGTCAGTTCCAGACAGGTCCTGCTGTCCTCTGCACCACTCCTGGGTCCAATGTTCAGTGTCCGTGGACCACAGCCAGGTTCATTCAAGGAACCTCTGCTTTGGGCTGACTCTCACTAGCTGGCTAATACGTGCAGGGCAGCCAGGAGTGGCTGGGAACATTTACTCCCTGGGTGTCAGACATAGATGGTACCTCATTCAACCTTGCCAGCTGTTCCCAAGGAGTCAGCCAAGATGCGTTGCTAACATTTCAACCAAAGCCATCATCAGGACTGGCTGGAGCCTGTTTGAAACCAGGACCTGAGAAGGCAACAGGTCAGTGCTCCAGGATCCAACAGATGGGTGCTGAGTCACACTCCTAGATCCTGAGTTCCTTCAGGATTCTGACACAGAGCAGATAAATGATAACCTGGGGCTAAATGTATTCACTGTGAATTAAATTACACATTTCACTTCTTTCAGAACCTGTATGTTTCAGGATAGAAATCAGTACCCGAGAAGCATACTGATGTTTATAATTAATCAATCTGGAGCACAAGATATGAATCCCCCACTCCACCCTGCTCTCAGctaggaaaggagagagaataaaGGATGTTTGATGAACTGCATGGAAAATACTATAAACTAGTtaaatatcaggcttccctggtggctcagcagtaaagaatccacctgccaacgcaggagatgcaggtttgatccctgggtcaggcagatcccctggaggaggaaatggcaacccactccagtactctcgcctgggaaattccatggacagaggagcctggcggcccactgtccatagggtggcaaagagtccaacacaacttagcaactaaacaagttaAATAGTTAacagaaatgtgaaaagaaaattagacTATCCAGAGACTGACTAAAAGTGTGAAATGCTCAAAActaccaaaagagagaaaaggtacaaacaggatggatgaatgaatccaACGAGGAATCGTGAAATGATGTAACTTGTAGCAAGAATGAATTTTAGGCCAACCTTCAGATAGGGTCGCAGGGCagggtggagagaggggaggagggtctCTTTCTTGCATGGCTCAGGATCCCAACTTTGCGGGTCAACCACCCAACTTAATGCTGGTTGGGGAAGAGGTCACATCAGGTGCCCTCCAGCCTGAGGTGGGGGCAGTCCTAGAGGATATCCTTGGCCTGAACCCGCGGCACAGCCTCGCTCCAAGCACGAGCATGGGGATGATGGGAGGACCCGAGTGCAAGCTCAGCATCTGGAACCCCTTTGCCACCCTCATTCTCACCCCCAGCACACTCACCGGCCTCCTCCAGGATAAGGAGCACGTCACCGAGTCCCTCAGCTCACTGCTACCAGCAGCTGTGGCAGCAGCACCCCAGCCTCCGCCAGACCCTCGCCCAACACCCAAGAACTGGTACATATCCCTGGAGAAGCAGCTGGGTTTAGCAGAGGTCCCAAGTCACAGAAATTGCAGGGTGGGGATGTTCATGAAAGAAGTGGGATAGGcaggattccctggaggtccagtggttaggacttcctgCTTTCACTGCCCTGGgctcagggttcaatccctggttagggattTTATATCCTATATGTCCtggggtatggccaaaaaaaaggggggggtgaAGATGGGGGTACAGGGTGGGGGACATCGTCCCTGAGTTGAAACATTTTAGAAGTGTGTTTCAGTCTTGCACTGACAGAGGTGAAGGAGACCATCGTGGGGTTTGACAAACGTCAGTATCCTTGGTATCTGCTCCCCCTTCTTCCTTAGTAGCAGGACAGCCAAATTTTAGATGAGTACACAGTCATCTGGAACAAAAACTACATCTCTGAACTTCCTGTATAGCCAGTTATGACCTTAGGATTAAGTTCTGGCCAGTGGGCTATAAACTGAAGTGCTGTGTCTGTGATTTCCAAGAAATGTCCTTAAAGGGAGGAGTAATGCCCTTTTCTTCagaccttcctccttccttctggcTGGGAATGTAGATGTGATGGCTGATGCTCCAGCAGCCATATTATACCATGTAGTGGAAGCTACATACCGAAGACAGGTAACAAAATTCTCTGTCAAGGAACCAGGTCCCTGGTATCGAGGACAGCCCGCCAACCCTGAATGGCCTGCTTCCGGGTCCCTTTTATCTAAGAGAGAAATACATTTCCATTACATTTCATTCAAGCCATTATAGTGTGGTTTTCTGTCTCACATACCTGAACCAAATCCTAACCGATAAACAGAGGACATGAAAATCCTTTTTGTTGGCAGAGGTGGGGCAAGGACTATAATGGAAGTAGAGGTCCCCTGTGTTAGCAAATGTGGGAGACAGAGGTGCAAGGGAAGTAGAATTGGCATCACTGGTGGTAGAAGCCTGATTGATTCCTGAATAAACAGACATGGTAAAGGAAGAAATGGATCAGGACATCTCTGTAGCGGTGGTTATACCCAAGATTGGGCTCACAGAGGACACTGGGGAGCTGACCATGTTGGACTAGGGAGGGACAGATGTCATGGCTAGACAGGTGAGGTCCCCATGTTGACAAAGGCTGGGGAGAGGCTCAAGGTACAAAGAGGAATTGTTCCCAGAAGTTCTATCCAATTTAAAGAACAGGCTCAAGTCCTTGTCCATCCAGCTTGGTGGCCAGAGGACTCCCTGTTCTTATATCCGCTAACTGCCCACAGCACCTCCTACTGACCTACACAGCCTGTTGATCCCAAGGAAGTCAGTCTGGCCCCACTGGcggcggggctggggggggggggggtacctCATCCAGCATTTGTCCTCctgtgggcctctcctcagggatCTGTCCTGGTCGCTTGTTAAAAATGCCTACCTAACGACTCCACTTAATACCCAATGGATCAGCCCCTCTAAGTGGCCCTGTGATTCTGACATTCACTCAGGTCCAATCCACCTTTTGACAAGttgggaaactgaagcccagaggagTGGGGCCCCTGCAGGGCCCTCCCCGGCAGTCAGCAGAACACTGAGTGAAAACCCAGTCCAGGGCTGGCTCCAATGCCCTGTGGATCTCCCAACACCTGCACCCCTTTATCCTGGCTCTCTCTGGTGGTCCGctgctaattttaaaattctctgagGTGGGGATACAACCTGCATGGTCTCCTCCATCCTCACAATTCTAGGACAGACTTCAGGCTGAGgatgttgggggcgggggggggcctCGCACATCTCCCAGGGCAGGGGCCTCTTTCTGCAGCATCTACTGCTCAGGCACAGGGCCTGCGAGCCCCAGGACCCCACGAAGACTTGCAGATTCCTCTGACTGGACATTCAACTTCCCCCGAGCGCATGGGGAAGCACAGTAGGGGCTCCAAGAACAGAACACTCTCCTCGGATCCCCCACCTACCCCCCTAccggcctgcctgcctgcccttccTTCCATCTCCCTACTGCAGCTctggccctgccctccccacGCCTGGGGTAGGAGGAGAGAGTGATGACATAAAGGGGCAACCCCTTCCCGCCCCCGAATCTCGAGCATCTTCAGAGGCaacttccccttccctctcctacTGGCTGACCTTCCAtattccaccccctccccaaaaaaTTAAGTTCTGATTGGCTTCAGAAAGCTCCACAACCTGCCTTGGCCTTACCGGCCATGGATTACCCCACAGGTACTGCCCCCCAAGTGGGCAAGAGCAAGCAGTCAACTCTGGGAACACGCcctttgtcttttcactttctaggCTATCACTAGTTCACACCCCCAGGCTATAAACTGTGCTTCACTCCCTTATCTCTGTGCTCCAGCCTAGGACCTCATGACTAGAGAAGTCAAGTGACGCGCCCGCGTGGCACAGACGGTTCCGTAGCGGCACCCCCACCACCCTCAAAGGCCTCCAGTTTCCAAGGCCGGAGAGGCTGCATTCCGCGCCACCTGGCGGCCGCCTCCCGCAAGCGGAACGTGGACCCAGCGCCGGTCCCGCGCTAGCAAGGGCCGGTGTTTGTTCCCGCGTGATGGGCGGGCAGACTAGGGGCCGCCCAGCTTGGAGAGCCGTGAACCAGCGGCCCCGGGCGGGGCACGGCTCTGGATTCCCGCGGTCCTCGCGAGACCCCGAGACCCcgcgccctgccccgcccccccggCCCCTAGTGACGGTTGACGGCGACTTAGGGCGCTGAGGAGAGCTCGGCGGCCAAGTGAGCGTGCGCGTCCGCGCGCGCGCCCACCCCACGCAGCGCCCCGCACCGCCGCGCGCGCGCGGACGCGCACGCTCACCCCAAAGCTCGCCGGCGCCGGCGTTTCTCCCACGCAGTGAGCGGGCTGCCGAGCCCGCGGTCCCAGGAGAGGAAGGGGCTTACGTGCGGCGCGCTCGTGTGAGCACACCGCTGCCCACTTTTTCCACCTCACCTCTGGCGCGGGGACGCCGCCGTGGCCGCACCGTCCCCATGGGTGACTCCCTGTAGGGCGGGacctgggttgggggaggggggcgggtggTCTGTGCAGCCCAGCCCCTCCGACCCGGCTAGGGGCGCCCGGGCCAGGCCGCTCCCACCTGCTGGCCGCGGCGACCAATGAGAGCCTGGCCTGGTGATGTCATGCCCCGAGCGGACCCTCGTGACGAAAGTCCGAGGTCACCCGTCAGGGAACCGGCGCGAACCCACCCGCGGGGGTTCCGGAAGTTTCCACTGCGGCGGCGGCGGAATGCTGCCTCGCCCCGCAGCCTCTTCGCGTGCCACCACATTGGCCTTCCTTGTCGGGCGTCCCGGGGTCACCTCTCCCTCCCACGAGGGGTCTCCTCCCTCTTCGGGGGTCCACTTCCTATCCCGTCTGCTCTCCTGTTCACAGCCTCATTCCCACAGGTGTCACGTTTCCTCCACTAGTGTCACCCGGACCCCTGAGAGGGTCGTCAGCCAAGTTTTCGCGTGCTGgtcctcccactccacccctgcGCTGTCGTGGCCAGGGATGCTCATTTATTTGGCCCCCAGCCCCGCCTTCTCCAAGTGTGTCCGTCCGTCCGTGAGTGTCGGTCACTGCGTTTGTCTCCGGCTGTCACTGCAGGAGGCCGTCCGCACGTGTCTGTCTCCGCGGGCTTCTTCTGTCCGTCTGCCTGTCCCTGTGGGTGTCTGCTCCGCCGCTGAGGCTCTTTCGGTCGTGTCTGTCAGCGCGTGTCTGTCGTCTGTCGTCGTCTGTCACTGGAGTCCGTCTGAGCCCCGGGGTCTCTGGGTCTGGGCtcggagggagggagagggaggggaggtggcagcggggggaggcggggaggggcgggggcggagacaaggggcgggggcgggggcgggcgggggcgccGAGCGGCCCGGAGGGGGTGTGTGCGGGGGGCCGGAGGCGGCGGCTGTCAGAGTCGGCTCAGCCTGCGCCGGGGAACATCGGCCGCCTCCAGCTCCCGGCgtggcccggcccggcccggcccggccgccTCAGGTGAGTCTCCCGCCCCACCCGggacccccaccaccaccactccgGGCAGAGGTCCATCCCGCGGTCCGGGTACGGTGAGCTCCCCGAGGGACCCAGGCCCCCAAACGGGacgccccccgccccggggcctGCCCAGCGACGCCCCCCACCGCCCCACACTCATCCTTAACTCTtccctcgccgccgccgccgccgcataCTTACGGTTCCCGCGCGGGAGACTGCAGCCCGCAGGGCCCGCCACCGCCACTGCTCCCGTATTCCTGTGGGGACCCCCGACCGCCGCTGCCCCTGCTCTCTCCCAAGTCCGGAGCCCCCCGGAAGATGCCCCCAGCTTGGGGGCGGAATCTGAGCTGCGCAGGTTCCTGGAGCGCGGCTGGGTCCTCCGGGATCCCGCGACCCCAGTGCCCCTGCGCAGCGCCAGCCGAAGCCCCCTCCCAGACGCAGGCGTCCCCCTCCCGCGGGGACTCCGTCTCTATTTTGGGGATAGGGGAGGCTTAGCGGAAGCCCCGAGTTATAATTAGCCCCACTCGGGTTTCCTAGTTaatctccatcaccaccacccagcTCAGGACGGCGAGGGCTGGGTGAGGGGTGACCGGCGGGAGAGGGGGGGGAGTTCCGACCCGGGGAATTTTGATCCCTTGGCTGGAGATGCCGGAACCGCAGCAGCTGCTGCCCCAAAAtagcgcccctgcccctgcagccgGGGATCTCCGGAGCTTCGAGAATACAGGCGTCCCGGTTCGCCCTTCAGACCCCTCGGCAATGCCCGCGAGCCCCCAGACCCCCGCCCCAAGTTCCCTGCTTCTGGACTCGGGGCGGGGAGCGCCGTCCTTTTCTCGGCCTCTACTGCCCCCCGCCGGCGGCAGCGTGCACCGCAGCATCGGATGGATGGAAGACTTGAGTCCTGGGGGGCCAGGGCTGGCGAGCCTGTTGTCTGAAGCTAGGCGAGCGGGGTGCGCAGTAGACGGGCACCCGCCGGTACCAGTGCGCTGTGTCAGACAGTGGATGAGGCGGGGCTGGGTGGGGCAGGGTATGGAGTAGGCAGTATTTGGGGTACCCCAGGGCCTGTGACTCCCACACCGTGAATGCCCAACCCATACCCCTCCAGGGCCCGGCCCTGGCCAACTGCAGGAGAGGCTGCGCCTTCACGCCACCTCAAGTTCCCCCATCGGGCGCCTCCCGTCAGTGAGGGCCCCGCCCCTGTCGGTGGCCTGCAGCCTGTAGTTGTGGTGCCTCCACTGGGCCCAGGGCGCTCCACTGGGGGAAGGAGGTGAGGGCAGTGGGTTCTGTCTCGCAGGGGAGGGTATTGCTGGGCAGGTCTGTCTCCGTTCCCTGCATttatctgtctctgtgtgtgtgtgtgtgtgtgcacccgcGCGTGTGCCTGATCTCTGTCCCCTCTAGCTTCTTCTGTGTCCTTGCCTCTGcctgtcttcctccctccctccactctctcctcctctctgccaAACTGCCCCACCTCCTCTGCAGCTCAGTGATAACCCCTGGGCAAGAGTGTTACCTAATCATCTCCTTCCTCCTGGCAGCCTCGGGCCTTCaccctctgcctttctttctcccAGCAGACGCCTGCCTGCCCTGGCAGCCATGAGGCCCCCGTGGTGTCCCCTGCACACGCCCTCCCTGGcttccctgctcctcctcctcctcttcttcctgggaggaggggcagaggccGAGGGCCCAGAGGACCCAGAGCTGCTGGTGATGGTGCGTGGGGGCCGGCTGCGGGGCCTCCGCCTAATGGCCCCCAGGGGccctgtctctgcttttctgggcatCCCCTTCGCAGAGCCACCTGTGGGCCCCCGTCGCTTTCTGCCACCGGAGCCCAAGCGGCCCTGGCCAGGGGTGCTGAATGCCACGGCCTTCCAAAGTGTCTGCTACCAATATGTGGACACCTTGTACCCCGGCTTTGAGGGCACCGAGATGTGGAACCCCAACCGTGAGCTGAGCGAGGACTGCCTCTACCTCAACGTGTGGACACCATACCCCCGGCCTTCGTCCCCCACCCCTGTCCTCGTCTGGATCTATGGGGGTGGCTTCTACAGCGGGGCCTCCTCCCTGGACGTGTACGATGGCCGCTTCCTGACCCAGGCCGAGGGGACTGTGCTGGTGTCCATGAACTACCGGGTGGGCGCCTTTGGCTTCTTGGCCCTGCCAGGGAGCCGGGAGGCCCCAGGCAATGTGGGGCTCCTGGATCAGAGGCTGGCACTGCAGTGGGTGCAGGAGAATGTGGCAGCCTTCGGGGGGGACCCAACGTCGGTGACTCTGTTTGGAGAAAGTGCAGGTGCCGCCTCCGTGGGCATGCACCTGCTGTCCCCACCCAGCCGGGGCCTGTTCCACAGGGCCGTGCTGCAGAGCGGGGCACCGAATGGGCCCTGGGCCACAGTGGGCGTAGGAGAGGCCCGCCGCAGGGCCACACTGCTGGCCCGCCTCGTGGGCTGTCCCCCGGGCGGGGCTGGTGGCAATGATACAGAGCTGGTGGCCTGCCTGCGAATGCGGCCAGCTCAGGATCTGGTGGACCATGAGTGGCACGTGCTGCCTCAGGAAAGCGTCTTCCGCTTCTCCTTCGTGCCTGTGGTGGACGGAGACTTCCTCAGTGACACACCCGAGGCCCTCATCAATGCTGGAGACTTCCATGGCCTGCAGGTGACTAGTGGCTAGAGTGGGTGGAGCTGGTTCATCTAGGCCTGTTCTCTCACCCGCCCCCCCGTTGGGGACCCAGGCATGAGGGTGGCTCCAGACCCACTCCCAAAGGCCCGGGCTTCTGGGCCCCATGGCCCCCTCCTCTTCCCCGAGGGCTCCATCCCAGGGTGGTCAGAGggtcagagaggaaaggaaatgtgggtatattttctctttctctctttcccttccccaacctctctcttcctccctggtTCCGGGTCTATAACTTCATCTCTCTGGCTTTTTGTCCATCTGtttctgtctgcctgtctgtctgtgcTTCCCCTCCCCCGCATCCCTCCATCCTGTCCCCCCAGGTGCTGGTGGGTGTGGTGAAGGATGAGGGCTCCTATTTTCTGGTTTATGGGGCCCCAGGCTTCAGCAAAGACAACGAGTCTCTCATCAGCCGGGCCCAGTTCCTGGCCGGGGTGCGGGTCGGGGTCCCCCAGGCAAGTGACCTGGCTGCCGAGGCTGTGGTCCTGCATTACACAGACTGGCTGCACCCTGAGGACCCAGCACGCCTGAGGGAGGCCTTGAGTGATGTGGTGGGTGACCACAACGTCGTGTGCCCCGTGGCCCA
This genomic window contains:
- the ACHE gene encoding acetylcholinesterase isoform X1; the encoded protein is MRPPWCPLHTPSLASLLLLLLFFLGGGAEAEGPEDPELLVMVRGGRLRGLRLMAPRGPVSAFLGIPFAEPPVGPRRFLPPEPKRPWPGVLNATAFQSVCYQYVDTLYPGFEGTEMWNPNRELSEDCLYLNVWTPYPRPSSPTPVLVWIYGGGFYSGASSLDVYDGRFLTQAEGTVLVSMNYRVGAFGFLALPGSREAPGNVGLLDQRLALQWVQENVAAFGGDPTSVTLFGESAGAASVGMHLLSPPSRGLFHRAVLQSGAPNGPWATVGVGEARRRATLLARLVGCPPGGAGGNDTELVACLRMRPAQDLVDHEWHVLPQESVFRFSFVPVVDGDFLSDTPEALINAGDFHGLQVLVGVVKDEGSYFLVYGAPGFSKDNESLISRAQFLAGVRVGVPQASDLAAEAVVLHYTDWLHPEDPARLREALSDVVGDHNVVCPVAQLAGRLAAQGARVYAYIFEHRASTLSWPLWMGVPHGYEIEFIFGLPLEPSLNYTIEERTFAQRLMRYWANFARTGDPNDPRDPKAPQWPPYTAGAQQYVSLNLRPLEVRRGLRAQACAFWNRFLPKLLSATDTLDEAERQWKAEFHRWSSYMVHWKNQFDHYSKQDRCSDL
- the ACHE gene encoding acetylcholinesterase isoform X2, which codes for MRPPWCPLHTPSLASLLLLLLFFLGGGAEAEGPEDPELLVMVRGGRLRGLRLMAPRGPVSAFLGIPFAEPPVGPRRFLPPEPKRPWPGVLNATAFQSVCYQYVDTLYPGFEGTEMWNPNRELSEDCLYLNVWTPYPRPSSPTPVLVWIYGGGFYSGASSLDVYDGRFLTQAEGTVLVSMNYRVGAFGFLALPGSREAPGNVGLLDQRLALQWVQENVAAFGGDPTSVTLFGESAGAASVGMHLLSPPSRGLFHRAVLQSGAPNGPWATVGVGEARRRATLLARLVGCPPGGAGGNDTELVACLRMRPAQDLVDHEWHVLPQESVFRFSFVPVVDGDFLSDTPEALINAGDFHGLQVLVGVVKDEGSYFLVYGAPGFSKDNESLISRAQFLAGVRVGVPQASDLAAEAVVLHYTDWLHPEDPARLREALSDVVGDHNVVCPVAQLAGRLAAQGARVYAYIFEHRASTLSWPLWMGVPHGYEIEFIFGLPLEPSLNYTIEERTFAQRLMRYWANFARTGDPNDPRDPKAPQWPPYTAGAQQYVSLNLRPLEVRRGLRAQACAFWNRFLPKLLSATASEAPCTCSGPAHGEAAPRPRPGLPLPLLLLLFLLLSRLLRL